A region of Streptomyces sp. TG1A-60 DNA encodes the following proteins:
- a CDS encoding FtsQ-type POTRA domain-containing protein yields the protein MAGPSTAERGADEDLDSGPLSRRRLPGPRALTAAAVALVLVGGASLWALYGSSWLRAERVSVSGTRVLTQAQVREAAEVPLGEPLISVDTEAVESRLLRELPRIDSVEVIRSWPHGIGLKVSERTPVLLVEAAKNSGKYVEVDAKGVRFATVSRAPKGVPLLRLAAARSGSSAASLRRFGEDRLVREAVRAAGAIPAAIARQTLAVKVRSYDSISLELSGDRTVAWGSAEKGRAKARALTALMKAAPDAGHFDVSVPAAPASSGS from the coding sequence GTGGCCGGACCGAGCACCGCCGAACGCGGCGCAGACGAGGATCTGGACTCCGGCCCGCTGTCGCGGCGGCGGCTGCCCGGCCCCAGGGCGCTGACCGCTGCCGCGGTCGCCCTGGTGCTGGTCGGCGGCGCCTCGCTCTGGGCCCTGTACGGCTCCTCGTGGCTGCGGGCCGAGCGGGTCTCGGTGTCGGGCACCCGGGTGCTGACCCAGGCCCAGGTGCGTGAGGCCGCCGAGGTGCCCCTCGGTGAGCCGCTGATTTCCGTCGACACGGAGGCGGTCGAGTCGAGATTGCTCCGGGAATTGCCCCGAATCGACTCGGTTGAGGTCATCCGTTCCTGGCCCCATGGAATCGGGCTGAAAGTAAGTGAACGTACTCCGGTTCTGCTTGTCGAAGCGGCCAAAAATTCGGGCAAGTACGTCGAAGTGGACGCGAAGGGTGTGCGTTTTGCCACGGTTTCGCGAGCCCCGAAGGGTGTTCCGCTCCTGCGATTGGCGGCGGCCCGGTCCGGTTCGTCCGCCGCCAGTCTGCGGCGGTTCGGCGAGGACCGGCTCGTACGGGAGGCCGTGCGGGCCGCCGGTGCCATTCCGGCCGCGATCGCGCGCCAGACCCTTGCCGTCAAGGTCCGTTCCTATGACTCCATCTCGTTGGAGTTGAGCGGAGACCGTACGGTCGCCTGGGGAAGTGCGGAGAAGGGGCGCGCGAAAGCCCGTGCGCTCACCGCCCTGATGAAAGCCGCCCCGGACGCGGGGCACTTCGACGTGAGTGTCCCCGCCGCGCCCGCGTCATCAGGGAGTTGA